GTTCTCCGCCGGGCCGCCGTGGTAGGAGTGGGCGAAGTAGAAGTACGGCGACTCCACCCCCTCGAAGGCGCTGTCCTGGGAGACCACCCGGTTCCATCCCATGTGGGGGACCCTCTCGGCCTGGAGCTTTACGACCTTTCCCTTCATGAACCCCAGGCCCGGGGACGCCCCCTCCTCGCTCTCCTCGAACAGGATCTGCGCGCCTATGCATATGCCCAGGCAGGGGGTGCCCGCGTTGAGGCGGTCCACGATGATGTCCCTGTAGGGGAGCAGCTTCTGCATGCAGCTGTCGAAGGCCCCCACGCCGGGGAACACGATGACCTCGGCGTCCAGGAGGCTCCTCATGTTGGTCTCGATGACCGGCCTCGCGCCGGCCAGCTCAAGGGCCTTGCGGATGGAGTGCAGGTTCCCCACGCCGTAGTCGGCGATGGCCACCCTGACCTTGGGCCGCTGCCCGATGCGGTAGGAGTCGTTCTCCTCGGGGTACTTGACCGAGCGCCGTACGTTCACCATTCCTCCATCACCTCCTTCAGCTTCGTCAGCAGCAGCCGGTTCAGCTCCTCCGTTCCCACGGTGGTGCGGACGCAGTCCTCCAGCAGTCGGAGCTTGCCGAAGTCCCGGATCAGCACGCCCTTGGCGGCGAGGCGGGATACGAGATCGGAGGACGGCACCGGGCTCTTGAACAGGATGAAGTTGCTGGCAGAGGGGAACACCTTGAACCCCAGGGCGCGGAGGCCGTCGGACAAAGCGTCCCTCTGCTCGTTGACCAGCTTCACTCCCTCCTCGACGTACCGGGGGTTCTCCAGGGCGGCGATGGCGGCGGCCTCGCTGACCCTGTTGAGCGAATAAGGTATCTTGACCCTCTGCAGCTGATCGGCCATCTTGAGATTGGAGGCCATGTAGCCGATCCTGAGGCCGGCGAGGCCGTAGGCCTTGGAGAAGGTCCTGGTAACGATGAGGTTCTCGTAATCATCCACCAGAGGCATGAAGCTCTCCTTGGCGAACTCGCCGTAGGCCTCGTCCACTACGACGGGACCGTCATGCTCTCGTATGACCTTCTCCACGTCGCGGTGGTCGAAGGTGTTGGCGGTGGGGTTGTTGGGAGTGCACAGGATGATGACCTTGCTCTTCTCCTTCAGCAGCGCGTCGGGGTCCAGCTCGAACCCGGGGGCCAGGTCCGCCGTGACCGATCTCCCGCCGTTGATCTTGACGAAGAAGCTGTGC
The DNA window shown above is from Methanomassiliicoccus luminyensis B10 and carries:
- the hisH gene encoding imidazole glycerol phosphate synthase subunit HisH; this translates as MVNVRRSVKYPEENDSYRIGQRPKVRVAIADYGVGNLHSIRKALELAGARPVIETNMRSLLDAEVIVFPGVGAFDSCMQKLLPYRDIIVDRLNAGTPCLGICIGAQILFEESEEGASPGLGFMKGKVVKLQAERVPHMGWNRVVSQDSAFEGVESPYFYFAHSYHGGPAENVAVATTDYFGEFPSAFRKKNVLGVQFHPEKSSASGAVFLRNFVKFIEAKL
- the hisC gene encoding histidinol-phosphate transaminase — translated: MKDSWVRASLKDIPLYYNPKVKAIRMDTSINVLGPNTCLDEVLNKCREMDLNQYPAPYSDGLRRALARKYGLHEDNFVVGNGSDEMLDVVFKSFMEPGETVATPYPSYVLHSFFVKINGGRSVTADLAPGFELDPDALLKEKSKVIILCTPNNPTANTFDHRDVEKVIREHDGPVVVDEAYGEFAKESFMPLVDDYENLIVTRTFSKAYGLAGLRIGYMASNLKMADQLQRVKIPYSLNRVSEAAAIAALENPRYVEEGVKLVNEQRDALSDGLRALGFKVFPSASNFILFKSPVPSSDLVSRLAAKGVLIRDFGKLRLLEDCVRTTVGTEELNRLLLTKLKEVMEEW